GCGGGCTGAGAAGGCCATTGGGGCTCTTGTTATTCTTGTTGATACCGAGACTCCGCCGATTAGCGGCAATTGGCTGCAGGTGCGATGACCGAATGTGTACACGAACCTTTGAATGGGCCTCTGCTGTACACGCGGATTAGTTTGATTTGCTAAGTAGCCTCATTTTGGAGTATTTTAATTAGCATTACTTACCATTTTTAAGTGTCTGTTCTCACTGATCCAAGTTCACAAGAGTTGCGCAATAAGAAACCAGCTGATCCAGAAGCTGCCAGACCCGGAAGTAGTTTCAGGGTGTCCCgaacttttatttaaacaaatacaacaaaattgtaaatcaAGAAAGTAACTCACTTAATGataaatcttttatttaaaataacaaatttaaaaaaatgttaaaattaaaattaattgtttttaaagaaattttatcaaaaaacttttaaactCATTATGTTTTCTAACCATTATTGCTTTCCAagttgatttttgttttgggttttAATTCCTTGGATTGGTGTCCAATGGAAAGCATAAGTTTGTGAAAACATTCTTTCTTTGCCATTCTGGGTAGTCTGGCAACTCTGCATTCAAGAACACTGCAGCCCTCGCACTTATCGCGATTCGCGAATAAGAATAAGGAAAACAAGCAATTTTTTGTGTGTAGTTAACTTTATCTTTATCTGTCAACAAATAAACGGTGAGTAAACACTTGTAATTAGCACGCACGGCACTgtcagttcagttcagttcggCCACGGCCAGCAAGACGCTCGTTCTGCCATTGCCATGCCCCAgttctttaaattttctaaGCTTCGAACAAAGCGTCGTCGCTCATCTTCCGCTTCCTCTGTTTTTGTGTCCAAGCAGATGAACTATGATGGCTTGCTATCGAAGTTAACCGACGAGAAACTGATGATCTTCGACACCGGCGAGGGAACAATTGTGGAAGGCAGCCGGATGGGAGCGCAGGATTTGCCACTTGTGGAGGATGGAGCCGTCGAGGAGGAGCAGGCAGCTCCCATACAGACGATACCAAGAAATGTCTTTGCAGTTCCGCGCGTTCCCTCTCCAACGCCCTGTCCCTCCCCGTCCCCCGCTCCCGCCCCCGTTCCCGTGACCATGTCAGGTGCGAATTTGAACCTCAAGTCGGAAAGTGCTGCTACAGCAACGCCGCAACGCAAAATATCGACGTCATCACGTTTCATGAATGCCTTCAGTCAGCTATATAGTGGCGGTAACAGTAGCGGGGCCAGCTGTGGTCACGTGGAGCCAGCCCACAGTGAAGACCCCAACCGAACGCCCACCAAAGGTATGGAATCCAAGCTGGTGGCGATGTGGCACAACGTCAAGTACGGCTGGAGCGGAAAAATGCGGCAGACGAGCTTCTCTAAGGAGCAGCCGGTGTGGTTACTGGGACGATGCTACCATCGACGCTTCACGCCGCCAGTGAGCATGGAGAGCTCCACTACCGAAATGGATTCCGCGCCCGACAATGCTACCTCGGCGTTCGACAGCATACAAGCCACATCAACATCCACATCGCTGTACCCAACTTTAAATCCGCAAAACATTGACGAAATCGTTGTGCCGCAGGAGTTGGGAATGGATGCAGTGGAAAACCAAGTGGGTGAACATCCTTGGGAAGAGGGCATCGAGGGCTTTCGACGTGATTTTTATAGTCGTATTTGGATGACGTACAGACGAGAGTTTCCAACGATGAACGGTTCCAACTACACATCGGATTGCGGCTGGGGCTGCATGCTGCGGAGTGGCCAGATGCTTCTGGCCCAAGGACTGATTTGTCACTTCATGGGACGCAGTAAGTTTCTGAGTTCCTTATCtgaatttaaaataacttGTGAATCTCGTAATAGCTTGGCGCTATGATTCAGAGTCGCAATTGCACTCGACCTACGAGGATAACATGCACAAAAAGATCGTCAAGTGGTTCGGTGACAGCTCCTCGAAGAGTAGCCCCTTTTCTATCCACGCCCTGGTTCGGTTAGGTGAGAACCTGGGCAAGAAGCCCGGGGACTGGTACGGACCTGCCTCTGTCTCCTATTTATTGAAGTAAGATTAAGAGTCTTTATTGCACTTGTTTATAGCcctttattaatttatttttacccaAATGCAGACACGCCTTAGAGCATGCCGCTCAGGAAAATGCAGACTTTGATAATATAAGCATCTATGTGGCCAAAGATTGCACAAGTAAGTGAAACATACAGGAAAAGTAAGATTAGTTTTACAATCAATAACAACCCTTTGTGGCTCCAGTTTCCTTATCGTTTAGTCTTTTTGCGTATTagaatattttgttattttcgaaggttattttttttaagcgcCGTTAATTAATTActtcaaaaagttaaaaagtTTCTGATTAGAAGGAATTCCCATCCATTACCTTTTAAGTTTAGAGTCCAATAGATAGCGGTCGTGACAAACCGTCACGAAAGTGAGTAATCGGACCTACCTTTTATTACTCACCTGGATTATTTGATAAGGTCGATTAAAGCTGATAACAGTGTTTCCGTGTTTTAGTCTACATTCAAGATATAGAGGATCAGTGTAGTATTCCGGAACCGGCCCCCAAGCCGAATGTGCCTTGGCAACAGGCGAAGCGACCGCAGGCGGAAGCCTCGAAGACGGAGCATCAGCAACACTGGAAGTCTCTGATTGTGCTCATACCGCTACGGCTTGGAAGTGATAAGCTTAATTTGGCTTATGCCCACTGCCTGAAGCTGCTCCTGAGCACGGAGCACTGCCTTGGGATCATCGGCGGGAAGCCCAAGCACTCGCTCTACTTTGTTGGCTTTCAGGAGGACAGACTCATCCACCTGGACCCGCACTACTGCCAGGAGATGGTAGATGTGAACCAGGAAAACTTCTCGCTGAACTCGTTTCATTGCAAGTCGCCCCGCAAACTCAAGTCTAGCAAAATGGATCCTAGCTGCTGTATTGGGTTCTACTGCGCCACAAAGAGTGATTTCGACAACTTTATGGAAAGCGTTCAACTGGTGAGTCAGCTTTGCCACTTTTACTAAAATGCTCTAAATCCCCTCCTCTGTTTTAGTATTTGCATCCCATGCGCTGCGCTTCGGGGGCCACAGTGGATAAGATGGCCGGATCTCAGCAGGTGCCCCCTCAATCCCTACAACAACTATCCGAGCAAATAGATATGAACTACCCCCTGTTTTCGTTCTCAAGGGGTCGTTGCTTGGACCACGAGCGTGATGAGATGAGCGATTCTCTTTATAAACCGCTCATCAAACAGGTGGCAAACATGGCGCAGGAACAGGGTGTTCAGCTGATGCCTCCGCAGGCACTCGATGACAATGAACAAGACGATAGTGAAAGCGAAGAGTTTGTGCTGTTGTAGATCGTTCTCATTTCTGTGCCCGTGTCCGTTCCTGATCCCGATCCCGTTCCCTACGTGATTATTATTAGCTGTGTTATTTGCTCAATATTATTTGATTTAGTTGCTAACCGCCGTTGCTCGCTTGCTCGCCTAGAACCGCTAGAAAAACCCAACAGACCCGTATCTCAAACACAAAGACTTTGTTATAATTTTACGCATACCCATGTAGTACATAGACCCCGTTCATATATCTTGAATATTTACCGATGTCCACGTTAATCTCTCTTTTGTTCGACTTTTTGTCGCGTTCTCGCATTCTGCCAAAGTTCTCCCTGATTCCCCGACAGCAGTCCCCACAGATGCGTCTGTAGATTACATAGTCTTATGTAATTTgaggtattattattttaaatcatGAATCTTTAATGGAATTGAATCATTTTACAAAATGGTGCCACAACTTTGTCACTGTTCTCGCAAGTATTTCATGTAGTCCTTACGTTCTAGAACTTAGCTAATTTATATAAGCcgtcttgtaattgtttgatCATTAATTAGTTTTAACATCAAATTGTATATACCCTcgattaaattaataaataaattaattatccTAAACACATGATACACATAATCAGTTACCCTTGGAGGACGGGATACAATAATTACAGGGAGGTTTTGAGAAAGGTGACTACAATAAGTGTGTCATTTTGTGGTTCGTTTCGGGAAGTACATCTGATTGCTAGACTAGTGACCTAATACAACCTTATGTAAACTAGAGGCCAACCTTGTCATCATTTTGGTTATTCACTAACCCTTTTAGAGGGGGAGGGTTACTTGAAAAAATCATACAATAGGCTATCCTAACTTAGGCTTACTCGGTGGAGTGCCTTCGCTTACCTATGAGTGGCTTGGGCCTCCCGTTCCAGGCGCTTCAGAAGCTTACCGAGATTCTCTCGCGCCGTCGAAGCCCTTGCCGCGTTGAGACTTATAGCCGCCTGATATGCCTTAATTGCCTCCTCAGTTTTGTCCCATCGGTGGTACAGCACGCCCAAATTCGTGTGGTAGAGCATGTTGCGCGGTTCAAGCTCAATAACACGCTTGTACACACTCTCGGCCTCAATGTATTGTTTCAGCTTTCCCAGGACATTGGCGCGAATAAACAGGATGCTTACTTCGTGGGGCAGATGCTTCAGAGCCTGGTCGGACAGGCGTAGAGCATCCTCGTGAAGACCTCTGTTATCCAGCATTGTCAGGATATTCGCCCAGGCCTTGGGCTGCCGCGGATTCAGCGCAACCGCATGCTGCCAATGGTGCAGTGCCTCGGTGAACCGTTTCTGTTCGAGAAACAAGTTTCCCATGTTGTAGTAGCAAACGGCAAAGTTGGCCCGGTGCTTCAAAGCCTTTTCATAGCTGACCAAGGCCTGGTCATATTTTTTCTGCGCGGATTGAACGATTCCCAGATTCATCCAGGCCGCTGGAAACGAAGGGTATGCCTGCAGAGCCAGTCGAATGTATTCCTCAGCGGTGTTTAACTGTCCATGCTCCCGGTAGAGGTTCCCCAGATTCATTAAAGCTGACTCGTAGCTGGGATAAAGGTCAATGGCCTTGTGGTAATGAAGGAAGGCCTTTGTATTGTTGCCCGTATCTGTGGCCAGACGTGCAATGTTGTAATGGACTTTGGCGTTGTCGGGACACACCTTCAGGGCggatgcaaataaattctccTCGTTTAGCCAGTCCGCCACGCGTTGGCGCGTTCGTAGCATCATCACAGTGAATAGTAACATTAGTAGAGTCCTTAAAGTCGTTCTCCAAATGGGTTTGTTGGCATTAGCTTCGTACCAGTGCAGAAATCCGTAGATGGACATGAGGCAAAAGCCAATGGAGGGTACATATAGTGTTCTCTCGGCAATCACGAATCCCACTCGAATGAGTCCCGACGCCGGTAGAAAGGGAATGATCATCAGACCCAGAGCTAGCATCATTCCCGGTAGCCGACGAAAGTTCATTAGGGCTACCAACAGAATGGAGTAGAATCCGATGACTCCCTGAAGTCTGAGGTCCCAGATGCTGGTCACCAGCTTGACACAACCCAGTGCCCAGTCGTAACAGAGCCAATAGGGACAAAGCATCAGCCAGATATTCATGACCAGCAGAAATTGTTGCGACAGTCCCCGGGTCAGTATGTTTGCATTGTGGGCTATAGGATTATCCACTTCCTTGAACGTAGGCGAATCGAAGTCCTGCCACCATAGGCGTGCCATTAAGAGTCCAACAGATGCAGCGGCATACACAAAGTAACTAGCTCTGGACTGTAAAAGCTTCCACTGGTTCCGAAACTCCAGAAGGTAATAACCATTCTGAAAGTAGTCGAGAAGCACGCAAGACATAGGAATGGTGACGGCCGATTCCTTGAAGAGCATCCCCGCAGCGGAGAGTAGCAAGACGAGACCGACACTTTGGGGACTGCTCTTGCCGCAATTAGCCACGGTAAGCAAAAGACATAGCAGGTGAATCATACCAAACATAAGGTCTGCTCGTCCCACGACTCCTGAGACCGCTTCCGTGTGGATCGGATGGGCGGCGAACAAGGCAGCCGAGATTATGGCCCAACGCTCCGCGGTGATCTCCGTAACATGCAGTGAGCGCACTAGCCGCCACATGAGTAGAGTGTTCACGCAGTGGAGTATGAGATTCAGAAACTTCATATGGCCGGCGCTTAATCCCAGCATGGCGTATTCGTAGTGGAACATGAGCGTAGTCAGCGGCCGGAAGGACTTGTGTGAATCGGAGCTGAGCAGGGAGGAGCCCCAGAAGTCGTGTGTAAATATTGCCGTCCAGTTGGTGGGTAGAGTATTCACATCCTTGTTCTTCACGATGGCCACCGTATCATCGAAGACGAATGTGGCACCACTTAGACCGCCGCATCCATAGCAAACTAAGCATATCAACACCAAAATCGCCTGGCAGACCATGCTGTGCAAGGCAGCATTCTGAACATAACCCAGCCGCATCCTGGCAGGGGTTTTAGTCCAACTCGAGtcacaaattaaattaatttcacaCCTGCCGATtgtttgtatacattttttgttgtggttgttCTTTATCAGGCCCCAGTGCTGATTTTTGCGAAAACGAAGCTAGAGGAACAGCCAAACTAGCCggaaaaaagccaaaaggtCATTTGTGGTTTGCCATTCACATGATTAGGCGACAATCAGCTGTGTcttttattgaaaacaaatCACTGAAACTTAGGGAAACAGAATTTTCACGAAAATGTCCGAGGAAATCCTTTTCGACTGCCTGCATGCAGAGATTGTTAACTACTGCCTGGACGGAAACAAGGTGGGCGAGCATAACTTCAAAACAATCTTTAAAATGATaaaaacttcggttccgcctccTAGGAGCACGATCTCGCCACACTGGAGTACATAGGCTTCACCACGGGATACCGGTTGATTGAACGGCTCACTCGCGAAAGTCCACGGTTCAAGGACGAGCTAGAGACCATGAAGTTTATTTGCACCGACTTCTGGACGCTAATCTACAAGAAACAGGTGGATAATCTGCGGACAAACAACCATGGCATGTACGTGGTTCAGGACAAAGCATTCCGATTCCTCACCCGCATCTCGCCGGGCACCAAACAACTGGAGCACGCACCGAAGTTTGTAGCCTTTACATGCGGGCTGGTGCGAGGAGCCCTAAGCAACCTTGGCATCAATAGCACTGTGACAGCCGAGGTTCAGAGCATACCGGCCTGCAAGTTCCACATAGAAGTAAATAGGAACTAACTAGGAAATAAGACAAGAGTTTATTGCTACAATTATAGATACTACACGCTACCCTAAACTATTTTTTCGTAAAACGCTACAACATTCCGATCAGTCCAATTGAGACGTTCCCTTAAGATCCACTCGTCGTTGGGAAATTGCGGCTGGAGAGGATTCGGGTCTGTATGTATCCCAAGGGTGGGCTGTGGTCCAATTAATATGAGCCACTTGCCTTGAAATACTCGCAGATAGTCCAGAAAAACACCGCGATTGTTAAAGTAACAAAATAACAAGGCACTTGGGGAGAACCCTTTGCAGCAGGCTTTCAGAAAATCTTGGCTTACATCATTAGTATCCTCAAAGAAGTTTAAGGGTATGAAGCTTCGCACGGAGTACTTGCTCTGCCACCAATTGCGATCGACTTCGAGACCAAATATCGAGACGTTATGACTGCCTGCTGTGGCAATTAGCCATTCTAGTAGACCACTGCCGCAGCCCACACTGAGGATGCACTGGATACCGTTGCTGGTCAGGAACTGATTGAAAAGGTCCAAGTTCAATGATGTAGGCCACACCCAGAGCAGCTTCCGCTTAAGCTGCTGGTCCAGACAATCGCCCAACGCCAGCAACTTCCGCCAGTTGCCAGCGACACCATCGGTTAGGTAATAAATTTCCCGCAAGGTATCGACTTCCGATCGCTCGTCCAACATATTGAATACTGAAAGGGTGGCAGTCGCGGAATAATATGTTTCTTCTTCTAATGCCCGGCGGAACTTGGCATTGACGTCGATCGGCACGCGGAAATATGGCGAGCGGCCAACAAGATGGTTTCGGTTCGCTTCGGCTTTTAACGCTTTACTTGTTGCTAATAAATCAACAGGCCCTGCCGAGAAGGGACATCATAACCAGTTTATCAGTTGGTGTGCTCATTTTCGTAAAAGCATTTGAAATTCTTTCGCCAGTGCATTTCACTAAAATTAGCATCCCTGGGCTGTCGGTGGTGCAATGGCGAATCTTGCACATTTTGTGCAGCGTCCGATTCGTCCAAGCTCAGCTCGTTTGAATACTCCTCGTTATCCAAATCCAGGATTATTTTACGATACAGCTGCACATTCTCTTTAGGCATGGTATCTGGCAGTGGCAAGGGAGTTTGCGCAGGGATATTCTGTTCCAGGGTCATAGGTTGGGGAAGATGAACCGCCACGGGCTCAACATTTCCCACGCTCTTAATCACGCTATTGTATCTAAGGTTTTGGGCAGGTAGTGTGATTTCCTCCGCAACGGCATTATTAGTTAATATTTCCACATTGCTTTCAAAAGTGGTGCCGGGGTGCATCGAGCGAAGGTGGCGGAGCATGTTGTCCTTCCGACTCACTGTTATGTCGCACTGTTTGCATCGATACCTTTCGCCAGTCTTATGCTGTTTTACATGCCTCGCCAGGGCATCCGTATCATTGTAGCTCTTGTCGCATAGCGGACAGGATTGACGCTCGCGCGCCAAGTGTCGTTTCATATGCAAACGAAGTGTGGTCTTGCGGAGGAACGACTTCTGGCAATCTTTGCACTTGTGACGGGTACTTTTTTGGTCGTGCTTCCTTGAATGCTGCTTCAAGTTGGCCTTGGTTTGGAAGGATTTCGAGCAGACATCGCACTTGAAGGGCAATCCAAGATCGCTGTGCGTTACCAAGTGAGATTTCAGAGAGCTCTCACTGCGAAACACCTTCAGGCACTGCTGGCACTCGTAGCGCTCCTGGTTGTGGGTGCGCAAGTGGCGTTGCAAGACAACGAGTTGCTGGAATTTCATCCCGCAAATATGACAACTGTGTTTCGATGACTGCTCATGGTTGTTCATGTGGTACTTTAAGTGTGAACGGGTGGCGAAGCGCTGGAAAAaacaatatacatacatacattgtGGAAAGTGTATAATCAGTGATTTTGAACACTCACCCGACTGCACTCTTTGCAGCTAAACTTCTTGAGAAGATCATCGCCACAGGATAAGTGGTAATATTGGTGAGTTCGACTTCGGAAGTCTTTCTTACACACCGTGCAATGATAACCATGATCAGTGACTAGGATCTTCTGGTCCAAGGACGTTCTTTGCGTCGCATCCGCCTGTTCTGGAGCTGACTTCTGCTTGGCCACTTTGCACTCCAGGCAATCCGACACATCCGCAACCAGACAGAGCCGGCATTTAAGGTGGCCGCAGCTTTCGGTTACCAAACGATTCTCTCCAGTGGCCTCGCAGCTGCATCGCGGGCACCTATTCATTTTTTGTGAGGAGAACAAGTTactgcaacttgcaactgcaACGTTTCTTCTTCATTAAATCAGCTGTGGCATCCATTCACCGTGAAACGTAAACATACATAGCTCTGTTAACTCTCAGGCGGCGTTAACAtaaaaaccttttttaaaaaactgcaTGATTTATTTACGGATTtgttatttactttttaaCTTCATAGTTCTACATGTCTTGTATTTTGACAACTTTGAGCTTAAACCTAATGGTTTAGAAAATTCTTATATACGAGTATAATACGAGCCGAGTTTTTATTATTCACACATATTTTCCAGCTCCAGTCCGGCGACATGACCGGGGAACAGGTGGGCCTTTTGCATGGGCACCTGCACAAAATAGCGATCGCAGAACTTTGGATTCTGCCGGAAAAGGATCTCTGTCAGGATGGTGCTGTAACTGACCTTCTTAGTGATCAGCAGTCGTCGGATCTCTTTAGTGCCGTAGCTATTGGACCGCAATCCaaatcggctggccattcTGAGAAGATAAATGTCTTagaaaaataacataaaaagGGTTTCAAGCGCTTTACTGGTGGAACGAGGCGCGTTCTTCTTTCGAAAACGTCGGCTCAAACTGCATGTCGCGCATGTCATCTGAATTAACATAGTTCTCTATTAGTTTGCGGTAATCGTCCAGGTTACCATGCTGATTTTTAGCGCCCAGGCCGGTGCGATTGTTCTTCAGTAAGTATCTGCAAAAGAATGAGTCAAAATGTTTCATTAGATCTTCTTCTAGAGCTTACCCCACAGGCTCCTCGCGCCCCTGCTTTTGGCTTCCCAAGCCGCCACCTGTCCAGCCCATCAGGCGCATCATGCGGTATCCCTTGTTGCTGGCGTCTAGCTTGGAATCCCCAAGACTGTCGGCAGACTCTTTGGTAACGTTTATGTTCACGCCGGTCTTACTCTTCTCCACCTTTATAGTTTGGCGCGAGGCGTTAAGCTGGTGAAGGGTAAAATATAAGTATTATATCTGCACGGTTTCTTCTTTATTTACCTTAATGCTGTAACAGTGTGTCTGCAGTAGGAGAAGCGCTTGCTTAACGGCCGCTTGCTTGGCCGCCTTCAGATTCTCACCCTGGCCAGTAGCTATAACCTGGTCGTTAACCAATACTTCGGCGTATTTCGTTGTGTCTGTTGCCTGGAGCTCTAGACTGGCGCGTTCGTCGTATTTCAGGTTGCTGGCTGTGCAGGAGTTACGAAGACAACTGCGCCCTCCGGCCAGGTACAAAATAAGTTGTCCGAAGCGCAGACCCTCGAAAAGATTGATAGGCTCGCCACCGCCAAAGCACAGTCGTGAGTCTTGGTTGGATCTTCTTGAGGCTTGTGCTTCAGGTGGCGGATTTGCCGTTGCGCCCCTGCGTCCTAGTTGTTGGAATTAGGCATTAGGCAGGCTGTGTTGTCTCTGGCTCGTATAGTTACTagtaatataaataattttctcccACACTAGTCTATCTAATTATTCTTCCGTCTACCTTTGGCGCGCTGTTCCGCCGCGTCCGAGGCCGACACAAATGTGCGCTTCAGGCGTTGGTCTCGCTTGCGCCGGAACTCCTCGGCGATCTCCTTGGACATTTCAGCCACGAGGTGCATCGTCTCGGAGGGGTACTTGCAACCCAGGAACTCCATGTTAATAAACGTTTGGGCCAAGCACACTAGGCGATCCTCGTCGTAGGTATCCTTGTGGGCCAACATGAAATTGCGGCGCAGCTCCCAGTGCTCCTCGCTCTCGTACTCCGTGCGGTAGCTATCCACGTCCCAGCCCCCCGAGAAATCTCCTGAGCCATAGCCGGCGTCGGTCTGCTTTTTCCCTTTTACTTTCTTCGGTTTCGCTGTTTCAATGCTTTCAACCTGTTCATTCCTTTGACGTTTCGCCTTGCTCGCCATATTTTTGGGTTTCTGGGATTTTTTGAGAAAAACAAACCCACGCCGTCTAAGTGTTGGACTCCCGTTATCGGCATTCACAACGAAATGCGGGAGTCCAACTGTGATTGCGAGTTGCCCATCCCTATTCATCGTGCGTGTTCGACCAGCTCTAGTGCCGAGTGTGTTTTTAAGTTCCTGGTTTTAATTCATGATTTTTTGGTAACTTGATTATAATTAGTAGAGCGACTAACTCAATCCAGAAACTAATAGTCCAAGTGTCTCCATAGCTGCCAGCTAAGAGCTTAAACTTGCGAGAAGCTAGCCAGCAGCCGAACCTGAACTGAAACTGCCAACATGAGCATACCCAACGAATACATTGCCAAAACGGAGGATGTGGCGGAACAGGTAAGAAATATTTTCGAAAACAGTGAGCGGGACACACACTCGGACCTGTTGAGGCGCCAGCAAAGTCACTCTGTCCTCGGAGTTTCCCCCACATCGGGTTTCTACCGGAGAAGCTCTGCCAGCTGCCCTGTCACAAAACTGCCAACGTCACCCAAACGCGGCAAAGTTCACGAGCCTCGATAGGCTACGTTTTAATGTAATCTGTGTTCTCTGGTTACGTGCAGTGATTAGATTCCAATAGGAGGCGGGAACACCCCTGATTCTATCCCGTTCTCCAACTCCAGACACCCAATTGTCAATTGTTGCGTCTACAGCGAGCAGAACGCACACACAGGAATGGCGCCCGtctgtgggtgtgtgtgagagGCGAGAGCTATCCCCGCAAGTGAAAGTGCTTCGAGAGAAAGAGTGGTCAGGGGCAGACGGGAGGCTTAGCGGGGTTGCTGGACGCCACCGACCAGGTCGAGTTCCGTAATAGTCTTCGAGAAAGCGGGCGGCGTGCAGTGGTGTGCGTGCTCGCTATTTTAGTTGCTATTCAAATTACATGGAGCTACCAAAACCCGTTAGCGGGCAGATAGCGATCGAGTAGATAGAGAGAGCCCCAGAGAGAGACACGTCACTGCACCGATTTCCGAAAGCCCCGCTCGTACGTTTCGATCTGTTATCACTGTACCGAAGTCAGGTCTTCGGTACATCTTATCGGACACTCCATCGTGATGGCACTAAATTTAACAGTCGATGCCACTTCGCCACTATTTTGCAGGTTATCAAGCGGGGAAAGAATGTGCTGCCGACGGTGGCACGCCTCTGCCTCATCGCCACCTTCTTCGAGGACGGCCTTCGCATGTACTTCCAGTGGAATGAGCAGCGCGAATA
The Drosophila bipectinata strain 14024-0381.07 chromosome 3R, DbipHiC1v2, whole genome shotgun sequence DNA segment above includes these coding regions:
- the LOC108128110 gene encoding uncharacterized protein: MNRDGQLAITVGLPHFVVNADNGSPTLRRRGFVFLKKSQKPKNMASKAKRQRNEQVESIETAKPKKVKGKKQTDAGYGSGDFSGGWDVDSYRTEYESEEHWELRRNFMLAHKDTYDEDRLVCLAQTFINMEFLGCKYPSETMHLVAEMSKEIAEEFRRKRDQRLKRTFVSASDAAEQRAKGRRGATANPPPEAQASRRSNQDSRLCFGGGEPINLFEGLRFGQLILYLAGGRSCLRNSCTASNLKYDERASLELQATDTTKYAEVLVNDQVIATGQGENLKAAKQAAVKQALLLLQTHCYSIKLNASRQTIKVEKSKTGVNINVTKESADSLGDSKLDASNKGYRMMRLMGWTGGGLGSQKQGREEPVGYLLKNNRTGLGAKNQHGNLDDYRKLIENYVNSDDMRDMQFEPTFSKEERASFHQMASRFGLRSNSYGTKEIRRLLITKKVSYSTILTEILFRQNPKFCDRYFVQVPMQKAHLFPGHVAGLELENMCE